One segment of Sulfobacillus thermosulfidooxidans DSM 9293 DNA contains the following:
- the ilvC gene encoding ketol-acid reductoisomerase, which translates to MNAKLYYDDNADLRWLTGKTVAVIGYGSQGHAHALNLRESGVNVIIGIRPGRSRDRANEQGFQTMDVKDAAQAADVIQILTPDHLQGPLYEECIKPGLKPGKALAFAHGFAIRFKQIIPPNDVDVFMVAPKAPGHLVRRLYVEGQGTPALVAVEQDATGHALDIALAYAKGIGATRAGVIQTTFAEETETDLFGEQTVLCGGVSQLIQAGFETLVEAGYQPEIAYFETLHELKLIVDLIYEGGMGAMWYSVSDTAEYGGLSVGPRIVTQETKQEMARVLKDIQDGTFAERWMAENAKGRPEFNRMRRDAKEHPVESVGRDLRSMMSWLKPSVVEEDGIQKEVKS; encoded by the coding sequence ATGAACGCAAAATTATATTACGACGACAACGCCGATCTGAGGTGGTTAACCGGTAAAACCGTTGCAGTCATCGGATATGGGAGTCAAGGTCATGCACATGCATTAAACTTACGCGAGTCTGGTGTTAACGTGATTATTGGAATTCGGCCGGGGCGCTCCCGCGACCGGGCGAATGAGCAAGGATTTCAAACCATGGATGTCAAAGATGCAGCCCAAGCAGCCGATGTCATTCAGATTTTAACACCAGATCATTTACAAGGACCGTTATACGAGGAATGTATCAAACCAGGACTCAAACCGGGTAAAGCCTTAGCCTTCGCGCATGGATTTGCTATCCGTTTTAAACAGATTATTCCACCGAATGATGTCGACGTCTTTATGGTTGCGCCCAAAGCGCCAGGACATTTGGTTCGAAGGCTATATGTTGAAGGACAAGGAACTCCGGCACTGGTGGCCGTGGAACAAGACGCGACTGGTCACGCTCTTGATATTGCTTTGGCTTATGCAAAGGGCATTGGAGCTACACGAGCCGGAGTGATTCAGACCACTTTTGCTGAGGAAACCGAAACAGATTTATTTGGTGAACAAACGGTTTTGTGCGGGGGAGTGTCCCAACTCATTCAAGCAGGATTTGAAACATTAGTAGAAGCGGGATATCAGCCCGAAATTGCTTACTTTGAAACCCTTCATGAATTGAAATTGATTGTGGACCTGATTTATGAAGGCGGAATGGGGGCCATGTGGTATTCGGTTTCCGATACAGCCGAATATGGCGGGTTGAGTGTGGGACCGCGGATTGTAACCCAGGAGACCAAGCAAGAAATGGCACGAGTTCTGAAAGACATTCAGGATGGAACCTTCGCGGAACGTTGGATGGCCGAAAACGCCAAGGGGCGCCCGGAATTCAACCGGATGCGACGCGATGCCAAAGAACATCCGGTGGAAAGCGTTGGACGGGATTTGCGCTCGATGATGTCGTGGTTGAAACCATCTGTAGTAGAGGAGGATGGGATTCAAAAGGAGGTCAAATCATGA
- a CDS encoding phosphotransferase family protein → MASKMWGLQTKLLVEQYLAQMYPQLASQLTLFAEGWDYRIYLTSKEMVIRVPKNPWSQTHLQYEMAKLHTLSLPLDFPHYIKTSGALGVYPLISGKDLRRATPTDHMIRQLAQFLRTLHQDTYLPQKTVISHHRHRWVKRFEHLYQETQEKIYPLLSVKEQRRTSHYFDQFLDDISQSSWSVSLIHGDLTPEHIIAENGFIKGIIDFGDMTVGDPAYDLAGIPIQWETDELALYAQQIDSDGHRQFYRQMKVLHTILHGLDQGHVQDVEQAIEMFRKGI, encoded by the coding sequence GTGGCGTCCAAAATGTGGGGATTGCAAACAAAATTATTGGTGGAACAATATCTAGCCCAAATGTATCCACAACTAGCTAGTCAGCTTACGTTATTTGCCGAAGGATGGGATTATAGAATTTACCTGACGTCAAAAGAGATGGTCATAAGAGTTCCCAAGAATCCCTGGTCACAAACGCACTTACAATATGAAATGGCGAAACTTCATACATTATCCCTCCCTCTAGATTTTCCTCACTACATCAAAACATCCGGAGCATTAGGAGTTTATCCATTAATTTCAGGGAAGGATTTGCGGAGAGCTACACCGACGGATCATATGATTCGACAATTGGCACAATTTTTGCGCACATTGCATCAAGATACATACCTGCCTCAAAAAACGGTTATCAGTCATCACCGCCACCGGTGGGTGAAACGTTTTGAGCATTTATACCAGGAAACGCAAGAGAAAATTTATCCTTTACTCAGTGTTAAAGAACAGCGCCGCACTAGCCATTATTTTGACCAGTTTCTTGATGACATCTCCCAATCTTCATGGTCAGTATCCTTGATTCATGGAGATCTCACCCCAGAACACATAATTGCGGAGAATGGATTCATCAAAGGCATCATCGATTTTGGTGACATGACGGTAGGGGATCCCGCATATGATTTAGCCGGAATTCCTATCCAATGGGAAACAGATGAATTGGCTCTTTATGCTCAGCAAATCGATTCGGACGGCCATAGACAATTTTATCGACAAATGAAGGTCTTACATACCATTTTACATGGTCTTGACCAAGGACATGTGCAAGACGTAGAACAAGCCATCGAAATGTTTCGGAAGGGAATTTGA
- a CDS encoding isochorismate synthase, which yields MNTHSVGTELNIERVLTERYKQCQADYPSCFYQHDVQSPVSDLTTPLDAVKDGWYIRTNGGDEFLGLGIAKQWKLPNVSALRSFDRERLNLIEMGLRPNTLIAGGWSFSSSPSPDHLWDAFSFSHWTVPALFIRKTANGYSAQLTLFIDRHQSLNEILDYYAGIFDSVMHPVSTCSPKVLGSQSYPSAQEWTKRVDDAISALRSGHLSKLVLARRVDATFATSPNLGNILKRLQHHNPSTTIFAIKSQGHTFLGATPERLIAVHNHHLRTMALAGTMPRGKTAEDDRAQITDLLSSEKDQREHATVVKRITDTLSPYANLTMPKRPQVLTLSNVHHLWTPIEGQLRENASLLSLATLLHPTPAVGGEPREAAIEWLQKYEGLNRGWYAGGVGFMDLQGNGSIWVALRSALIRDRTAHCYAGCGIMQDSIAERELAESEWKLQAMLNALGVND from the coding sequence ATGAACACGCATTCAGTTGGTACGGAATTGAATATCGAACGAGTACTGACAGAACGATATAAACAATGTCAAGCAGATTATCCTTCGTGCTTTTATCAACACGATGTGCAATCTCCTGTGTCCGATCTCACCACTCCTTTAGATGCGGTTAAGGATGGTTGGTATATTCGCACGAATGGTGGAGACGAATTTCTGGGTCTCGGTATTGCCAAACAATGGAAGTTGCCAAATGTGTCCGCTTTACGGTCTTTTGACCGCGAGAGGTTGAACCTCATCGAAATGGGTTTACGGCCCAACACACTTATAGCCGGTGGATGGTCTTTTAGTTCATCACCGAGTCCGGATCATTTGTGGGATGCGTTTAGCTTTTCCCATTGGACAGTGCCGGCTCTCTTTATTCGAAAAACCGCAAATGGGTATTCAGCGCAGCTCACCCTGTTTATTGATCGCCATCAATCATTGAATGAAATTCTTGATTATTATGCGGGAATTTTTGACAGTGTTATGCACCCGGTTTCTACATGTTCTCCCAAAGTACTCGGGTCTCAGTCTTATCCCTCAGCCCAAGAATGGACCAAACGCGTTGATGATGCCATTTCTGCCCTGAGATCAGGCCATCTATCCAAATTAGTCTTAGCTAGGCGTGTGGATGCCACTTTTGCCACGTCTCCCAATTTGGGGAATATCTTAAAACGCTTGCAACATCATAACCCTTCCACGACAATTTTTGCCATAAAATCGCAAGGACATACGTTTTTAGGTGCGACTCCTGAACGCTTAATTGCTGTACACAACCATCATCTGCGCACTATGGCGCTGGCCGGGACTATGCCGCGCGGCAAAACAGCAGAAGATGATCGCGCTCAGATCACTGACTTACTGTCCAGTGAGAAAGACCAGAGAGAACACGCAACCGTTGTCAAACGCATTACCGATACCCTGAGCCCGTACGCTAATTTAACGATGCCAAAGCGGCCTCAAGTTCTCACCCTGTCTAATGTCCACCATTTGTGGACACCTATCGAGGGACAATTGCGGGAAAATGCCAGTCTATTGTCCTTGGCAACGCTTCTTCATCCTACGCCAGCAGTAGGCGGCGAGCCGCGGGAAGCAGCGATTGAATGGCTGCAAAAATATGAAGGATTGAACCGGGGATGGTATGCCGGCGGTGTCGGATTTATGGACTTACAGGGAAATGGAAGCATTTGGGTTGCTCTCCGTTCCGCTTTAATTCGAGACCGCACCGCGCATTGTTACGCGGGATGCGGCATAATGCAAGACTCGATTGCCGAACGGGAACTGGCGGAATCGGAATGGAAATTGCAAGCCATGTTAAACGCCTTAGGAGTGAATGACTAA
- the menD gene encoding 2-succinyl-5-enolpyruvyl-6-hydroxy-3-cyclohexene-1-carboxylic-acid synthase, whose translation MSQIHDVTQYLSSFVNALYASGVTEAVICPGSRSTPLALALQRQGKITPYVLMDERSAAFFALGMAKVSGKPVVLLSTSGTAAANFMPAVVEAYWAHVPLIILTADRPPELRDSGASQTIDQVRLYGSHVKWFQDMPITNGDEALNRFAAITAERAVYYASIQPHGPVHLNFPFREPLLIEDTMRSSTMMPTPRVIPSIASPHPVLIRNVVHSLRSYRQGLILVGAGLMRPALTQILRLSEKLQWPIFADPLSNIRGLDPHIIGTYDAFLRNRTDLPIIDCIIRFGAPMTSKALNLYTENSYAIIVDGENSYREPQLQPGQVIEGDLNEVLVAINQQLELESFSSDSRWYTFWMQKHHEMLARIENTMPTLREPAEPFLYYHLNQWLTPVAPVDVFVSNSMPVRDLDTFTQNPDKSIQFWANRGANGIDGIISTTMGIAAMKSQAVLITGDLAFYHDMNGLFAAKKYNLDVLIIVINNDGGGIFSFLPQSRLDHEEFETLFGTPHGLTFEHAALLYGAHYRLAKTHDQLQRAFSDLVSLKGLRILEWQTRGRPENVVMHYEFWQG comes from the coding sequence ATGTCTCAAATTCATGATGTTACTCAATATTTATCGTCTTTTGTCAATGCTCTTTATGCGAGTGGAGTCACTGAAGCCGTTATCTGCCCAGGTTCTCGATCAACGCCCTTGGCTTTGGCTCTACAGCGACAGGGAAAAATCACTCCTTACGTTTTAATGGACGAACGATCGGCTGCTTTTTTTGCCTTAGGCATGGCCAAAGTCAGTGGCAAACCCGTGGTTCTCCTGTCCACTTCGGGAACAGCAGCCGCCAATTTTATGCCAGCAGTTGTTGAGGCCTATTGGGCACATGTTCCCCTCATCATATTAACGGCCGATCGTCCTCCTGAACTGCGTGATTCAGGTGCCAGTCAAACCATCGACCAAGTACGCCTATATGGCAGTCACGTGAAATGGTTTCAAGACATGCCCATTACTAATGGGGATGAAGCCCTGAACCGTTTTGCGGCCATTACCGCAGAACGAGCTGTCTATTATGCCTCAATCCAGCCCCATGGCCCCGTTCATCTTAATTTCCCGTTTCGAGAACCGTTACTGATTGAAGACACTATGAGGTCATCAACCATGATGCCGACGCCACGAGTAATTCCCAGCATTGCGTCACCTCATCCGGTCCTTATTCGGAATGTGGTCCATTCTCTGCGTTCTTACCGCCAAGGACTCATTTTAGTGGGAGCTGGATTGATGCGCCCAGCCTTGACACAGATCTTACGATTGTCGGAAAAGCTCCAGTGGCCAATTTTTGCTGACCCGTTATCCAATATACGCGGTCTAGACCCTCACATTATCGGGACTTATGATGCCTTTTTGCGAAATCGCACGGATTTACCCATTATCGACTGTATCATTCGGTTTGGAGCGCCAATGACCTCAAAGGCATTAAATTTATATACCGAAAATAGCTATGCAATTATTGTGGACGGGGAAAATAGTTACCGGGAACCCCAGTTACAGCCCGGCCAGGTAATTGAGGGCGACCTCAACGAGGTTCTTGTAGCCATTAATCAACAACTGGAATTGGAATCTTTCTCATCCGATTCCCGCTGGTACACATTTTGGATGCAAAAGCATCACGAGATGTTAGCTCGTATTGAAAACACGATGCCAACCCTTCGCGAACCTGCGGAACCATTTCTATACTACCATCTGAATCAGTGGCTAACCCCTGTAGCTCCCGTGGACGTTTTTGTCAGTAACAGCATGCCTGTACGCGATCTTGATACATTTACCCAAAATCCCGATAAGTCTATTCAATTTTGGGCAAACCGGGGAGCAAATGGCATTGATGGCATTATTTCCACAACCATGGGGATTGCGGCCATGAAATCACAAGCCGTCTTGATAACTGGAGATTTAGCATTTTATCACGATATGAATGGCTTGTTTGCAGCCAAAAAATATAATTTGGATGTGCTAATCATTGTGATAAATAATGATGGAGGTGGGATTTTTTCTTTTCTTCCCCAAAGCCGTCTTGATCACGAAGAATTTGAAACCTTATTTGGAACTCCCCATGGTCTAACATTCGAGCATGCGGCACTGTTATATGGCGCTCACTACCGCCTGGCGAAGACTCATGATCAACTTCAAAGGGCCTTCTCGGATTTAGTATCCCTTAAGGGTTTGCGCATTTTAGAATGGCAAACTCGTGGACGACCAGAGAATGTGGTCATGCATTATGAATTCTGGCAAGGTTAA
- the menH gene encoding 2-succinyl-6-hydroxy-2,4-cyclohexadiene-1-carboxylate synthase → MVNSTSQTIVINHNRVYHISMAGNPALPALLLLHGFTGSHASWSDLLPALTQVFRVVMPDLPGHGQSFYSSDPHEMSLHVTARDLQKILEQLGITKAGVLGYSMGGRLALHMPLYAPNMVDFLIVESATAGIDNLSERILRQQHDEQLASYIETRGLEWFIPYWSHIPLFASQRTLPNAILQRQEEIRFGHHPYGLAQSLRAAGTGHQASLWPILPYYRAPTLIVTGQYDDKYQRIGQKLHHMMPNSQWVNIAHAGHTVHLEQPASFLSAIEQFYLTILSR, encoded by the coding sequence ATGGTAAACTCAACGTCGCAAACTATAGTGATAAATCATAATCGTGTCTACCATATTTCTATGGCAGGAAATCCGGCCTTGCCTGCGCTCTTATTATTACATGGTTTTACCGGAAGTCATGCATCTTGGAGTGATTTGCTCCCAGCACTGACACAGGTGTTCAGAGTTGTCATGCCCGATTTGCCTGGCCATGGTCAAAGTTTCTATTCCTCTGATCCCCATGAGATGTCTCTTCATGTCACAGCTCGTGATCTCCAAAAGATTTTAGAACAATTAGGAATTACCAAGGCGGGGGTATTGGGCTATTCAATGGGAGGACGACTCGCATTACATATGCCATTATACGCTCCAAACATGGTCGATTTTCTTATCGTAGAGAGCGCTACAGCTGGCATTGATAATCTTTCTGAGCGGATCCTTCGCCAACAACACGATGAGCAACTGGCCTCATACATTGAAACTCGAGGTCTTGAATGGTTTATCCCCTATTGGAGCCATATTCCTTTATTTGCCAGTCAAAGGACCTTACCTAATGCTATCCTACAACGCCAAGAAGAAATTCGGTTTGGTCATCATCCCTATGGACTAGCTCAAAGCCTAAGAGCCGCAGGAACTGGCCATCAAGCGTCATTATGGCCGATTTTACCCTATTACCGAGCGCCCACACTCATTGTGACAGGCCAATATGATGACAAATACCAGCGTATTGGTCAAAAACTTCATCACATGATGCCGAACAGTCAATGGGTGAATATCGCCCATGCTGGGCACACCGTTCACTTAGAACAACCCGCATCGTTTCTGTCGGCGATTGAACAGTTTTACCTAACAATTTTATCGAGGTGA
- the menB gene encoding 1,4-dihydroxy-2-naphthoyl-CoA synthase, with translation MSIQWTLKKEYSDVLLEEYEGIAKITINRPEVRNAFRPQTLFQLSDAFNIVRDDPNIGVAILTGQGDKAFCSGGDQRIRGEGGYVDDEGVARLNVLDLQKQIRALPKPVIAMVKGYAIGGGHVLHIVCDLTIAADNAVFGQTGPKVGSFDAGYGATLLARIVGHKKAREIWYLCRQYSAQEALEMGLVNTVVPLERVEEETVQWAKEILEKSPIAIRFLKSAFNADTDGLAGLQELAGNATMLYYMTEEAKEGKNAFLEKRKPDFSKFPRLP, from the coding sequence ATGTCAATTCAGTGGACCTTAAAAAAAGAGTATTCCGATGTCTTATTAGAAGAGTACGAAGGCATAGCCAAAATTACCATTAATCGACCAGAAGTTCGTAATGCGTTTCGTCCTCAGACTCTTTTTCAACTTTCCGATGCCTTTAATATTGTTCGCGATGACCCCAACATCGGGGTGGCCATTCTTACCGGTCAAGGCGACAAAGCATTTTGTTCAGGAGGAGACCAGCGCATTCGCGGTGAAGGTGGCTATGTGGATGATGAAGGCGTTGCCCGGCTAAATGTTCTTGATTTACAAAAACAAATTCGGGCATTGCCTAAACCCGTTATCGCGATGGTTAAAGGTTATGCTATCGGGGGTGGACATGTTCTTCATATTGTCTGCGATTTAACGATTGCAGCCGATAATGCAGTTTTTGGACAAACAGGTCCCAAAGTGGGAAGTTTTGACGCCGGGTACGGAGCCACTTTGCTCGCTCGCATTGTTGGACACAAAAAAGCCCGCGAAATCTGGTACTTATGCCGACAATATTCCGCACAAGAAGCGTTAGAGATGGGACTTGTTAATACCGTTGTACCCTTGGAACGCGTGGAAGAAGAAACGGTACAATGGGCCAAGGAAATCTTAGAAAAGAGCCCGATTGCTATCCGATTCCTTAAGTCAGCCTTTAATGCCGACACAGACGGATTGGCCGGTTTACAAGAATTAGCGGGTAATGCTACGATGCTTTACTATATGACCGAGGAGGCTAAAGAAGGGAAAAACGCATTTTTAGAAAAACGGAAACCCGATTTTTCTAAATTTCCGCGTCTACCCTAA
- the menE gene encoding o-succinylbenzoate--CoA ligase has product MAMNLIPNWLSMRAQLTPDRLALTNGQELWTFLQLDLLVRRLTTRLSRLGINDGSRVAILAESSMPIVAVIHALTRLHAILVPLNPRLMLTDLETMLNDAEPAVVIAPSSKVPSFSHTITIEELWDHLNEEPLADPSFIDLDQIQCLMYTSGTTGQPKGALLSYGNIFYSASFSAIHNGTLASDLWLHVMPLYHIGGLSIIFRSVITGNGIVLLPRFETDEVLEMMSRYPISLMSLVPTMLYRLLSANKPFPTSLRLILLGGAPPAPTLIDEALTRQLPVVQTYGLTETSSQIATQLLHESRIHKNAGHAIYPTDVAILFNHSVTHKPHQTGEIVVKGPTVFQGYWHDPDQTKAVFWHDWLKTGDIGFLDENGYIHVIDRQKDLIIRGGENISPTEIERAFLAHPKVSDAGVLAMEDAEWGQVPLIMLVTTAPITLAECITWAHRHLSAIKRPVKYYHAETLPRTASGKLRRIELRQMWQNGAFHEIL; this is encoded by the coding sequence ATGGCGATGAACCTCATTCCTAATTGGCTATCAATGCGCGCCCAGCTCACTCCTGACCGTTTGGCTCTAACCAATGGTCAGGAGCTCTGGACATTCTTACAACTGGATTTGCTCGTTCGGCGATTGACCACCAGGCTCTCGCGTTTAGGCATCAATGACGGGTCGCGTGTTGCCATCTTGGCAGAGTCCTCTATGCCCATTGTAGCCGTGATTCACGCATTAACAAGGCTTCACGCCATATTAGTGCCACTCAATCCCCGTCTGATGCTGACTGATCTAGAAACCATGTTGAATGATGCCGAACCCGCCGTAGTAATTGCTCCATCTTCGAAAGTTCCATCATTTTCTCACACCATCACCATTGAGGAATTATGGGATCATCTTAACGAAGAGCCTCTGGCCGACCCCTCTTTCATCGATCTCGACCAAATCCAATGTTTAATGTACACATCGGGAACCACGGGGCAGCCCAAAGGCGCTTTGTTATCATATGGCAACATTTTCTATAGTGCCAGTTTTAGTGCCATCCATAATGGCACTTTAGCTTCGGACCTATGGCTACATGTGATGCCGTTATACCATATTGGCGGCCTGTCCATCATTTTTCGTAGTGTGATCACCGGAAATGGTATCGTTCTCCTTCCTCGTTTTGAGACCGACGAGGTCTTGGAGATGATGAGCCGTTATCCCATATCTTTGATGTCTTTGGTTCCCACTATGCTTTACCGACTCTTGTCGGCCAACAAGCCGTTTCCCACCAGTTTGCGATTAATTTTGCTCGGTGGGGCGCCACCGGCTCCCACACTCATTGATGAGGCTCTGACCCGCCAGCTGCCGGTCGTGCAAACTTATGGATTAACAGAAACGAGTTCTCAAATCGCCACCCAATTACTTCACGAATCCCGCATTCACAAAAATGCGGGCCATGCCATTTATCCAACCGACGTGGCCATATTATTCAATCATTCCGTCACCCATAAACCACATCAAACCGGGGAAATTGTCGTTAAAGGTCCCACGGTGTTTCAGGGCTATTGGCATGATCCCGATCAAACGAAAGCGGTATTTTGGCACGATTGGCTGAAAACCGGCGATATTGGGTTTCTCGATGAAAATGGATATATTCACGTCATAGACCGACAAAAAGATCTCATTATTCGCGGCGGAGAAAATATTTCGCCAACCGAAATTGAGAGGGCTTTTCTAGCGCACCCGAAAGTCTCCGATGCGGGCGTATTAGCCATGGAGGACGCAGAATGGGGACAGGTCCCCCTGATCATGTTAGTGACAACGGCCCCTATCACGTTAGCAGAATGTATAACGTGGGCGCACAGGCATTTGTCGGCTATCAAGCGGCCTGTTAAATATTATCATGCTGAAACGCTGCCACGAACCGCCAGCGGAAAATTACGACGCATAGAACTCCGTCAAATGTGGCAAAATGGGGCGTTTCATGAAATATTATGA
- the menA gene encoding 1,4-dihydroxy-2-naphthoate octaprenyltransferase: MTWQQFLKVSRPPTLMATVVPLLVGGALAIKSHHFALWAWVDIFVIALIMQIGANMLNEYFDYKRGLDDHESLGIGGIIVTGEVRPETVWYSALIIYAIALVLGLILVAFRGPILLAMGLMGIIAGFLYTGTSHPISSTPFGEVLVTIIMGPIEVLSTQFAAGDIMTRQGVLLSIPVGISVATILLANNLRDYVKDRNHGRRTLAIVLGQQGGFFALNIMIAIILGWITVMVFFGSLPLSALLVWLALPLVVKSLSALHKPEVLPKAVPLIGRIHVLIGILLTVGILW, translated from the coding sequence ATGACATGGCAGCAGTTTCTCAAAGTCAGTCGCCCACCAACGCTGATGGCAACGGTTGTTCCGTTGTTGGTTGGGGGAGCTTTGGCTATCAAATCTCATCATTTTGCTTTGTGGGCATGGGTTGATATTTTTGTCATCGCCCTGATTATGCAAATTGGCGCCAATATGTTGAACGAGTATTTCGATTATAAACGAGGTCTGGATGATCACGAGTCACTGGGTATCGGCGGAATTATCGTCACCGGAGAAGTACGGCCTGAAACCGTATGGTACTCGGCATTAATCATCTACGCCATCGCCTTAGTTCTCGGTCTAATTCTTGTTGCCTTTAGAGGTCCGATATTGTTGGCGATGGGCTTAATGGGCATCATTGCGGGGTTTTTATACACAGGCACATCCCACCCTATCTCCTCAACCCCCTTTGGTGAGGTGTTGGTCACCATTATTATGGGACCTATTGAAGTGCTCTCGACCCAGTTCGCGGCCGGAGACATCATGACTCGTCAAGGAGTTTTATTATCGATTCCCGTTGGCATTTCCGTAGCCACTATTCTTCTCGCCAACAATTTGCGCGATTATGTCAAAGATCGGAATCATGGGCGGAGAACCTTGGCCATTGTTCTTGGTCAACAAGGAGGGTTTTTCGCGCTCAACATCATGATTGCCATCATCTTGGGATGGATTACGGTGATGGTTTTCTTTGGTTCATTGCCCCTCAGTGCTCTTTTAGTATGGCTGGCTCTGCCCTTAGTGGTCAAAAGTCTCAGCGCATTGCACAAACCGGAAGTCTTACCGAAAGCTGTCCCGTTAATAGGGCGGATTCATGTGCTGATTGGCATTTTGTTAACCGTTGGGATATTGTGGTGA